From a single Rutidosis leptorrhynchoides isolate AG116_Rl617_1_P2 chromosome 5, CSIRO_AGI_Rlap_v1, whole genome shotgun sequence genomic region:
- the LOC139849018 gene encoding uncharacterized protein, with translation MQRLRIDEYGMVQRGGNCDWVRVPRSRMEAELTGLTAALQNCRIFLWRSRKKRIPTLIELDKRGIYFHSVHCPLCDNGVESVDHVLLFCKHAFEVWEKVFKWWGLNVFFSASLCEILQGASSVTMADSGFKNWQAVLWSSCYLIWWNRNQMVINKKCWTSPVALCEIQSKSFEWIAERYKSTHIDWHSWLHNPMSLVF, from the exons ATGCAACGGTTGCGGATCGATGAGTATGGAATGGTTCAACGTGGGGGGAATTGTGATTGGGTGCGGGTTCCAAGAAGCCGAATGGAGGCTGAGCTCACGGGTCTAACAGCAGCGCTGCAAAATT GTAGAATTTTCTTATGGAGGTCAAGAAAAAAACGCATTCCAACTTTAATCGAGCTTGACAAACGTGGAATTTATTTCCACTCCGTTCATTGCCCTCTTTGTGACAACGGGGTGGAATCGGTTGACCATGTCTTGCTCTTTTGTAAACATGCGTTTGAGGTTTGGGAAAAAGTGTTTAAATGGTGGGGGTTAAATGTGTTCTTTTCGGCTAGTTTATGCGAGATTCTTCAAGGCGCTTCAAGTGTTACGATGGCGGATTCAGGCTTCAAGAATTGGCAAGCGGTTCTTTGGTCTAGTTGCTACCTCATATGGTGGAACCGAAACCAAATGGTCATTAACAAAAAATGTTGGACCTCTCCGGTTGCACTATGTGAGATACAAAGTAAATCGTTCGAGTGGATCGCGGAAAGATACAAGTCAACACATATCGATTGGCATTCTTGGCTACATAATCCTATGTCTCTAGTTTTCTAA